GTGTGGAATATGGATGAGGTTCGTTTTCTTGATCAAGGCTATActgtatttcccaaacttggctggtctccagctcccatcaccccgacTCTGGCATTGCTGGGATTTGTCATAGTCCACCGAATCTGCCACAAAGCCAGGAAAGCATGAGACCTTGGCCACTGTCAATCAAAATAGAAGACTGGACTAGACAGATGGACTACCATTGCTAGATCAGAAGCATCCCAGACCCCGATATTTCAGGGCCCAGACCTGATACCTGTAGGGGGGGCTGGTGAGGGCCCTATTGATCTCACAGGGTCTGGGCCCCAGTGATGTCCTTAAGCATGACTGAATTctagagatggaggttaattgggagagggaaggagggcagaCCCGCCCCCAAAGAgtctatgcaataatttgcagtCAGCTCCTCCGGGGTTGACACTTGCAAGctgcacacgtgtgtgtgtgtgtgtgtgtgtgtgtgtgtgtgtgtgtgtagacactcTCTTGCACCGGGAGATTCAAGCCCTCCCTCTGCTGCATGGAGCCGGCCAGGCAACTCCGGAGACCTGGAGATGTGGCAAAATCCTGTGCTGTTGTGCCTCCCTGGTTCCAGCGACACAGAGCAAGAGGGAGGGCAGCCTTCACCTCAGAGGCCAAGGGGCCTTCTTAAGAGCAAGTCTGCTGCTGCAGCTCCTCTCCTCCTTTCAGGGGAAGACTAAGTCTGTTACACACTGACAATACCAGTGGCTTAAGCCCCATAATCCCTCCTTTACTTGACTTTGGGCTATTTTGAGCAGGAGATTAAAAGTGATTATCTACATCACCTGAGATGttgccttttttcttcctttctccctctctctctcactcccgGTCTCCCTCCTCTGGCCATCAGCTCGACTGCGCTGGGTTTTCCTGCTCCCTGCAGATGGAGGAAGCCTCTGTGCCTCTTTCCTCTCCTGAGTCTTCCCCCCTTTCCTGTTGCTGGGCACAGGGAGGTTTTTGCCCAGCGATCGCTGAACCTGgatgatatctctctctctctctctctctctctctctctctctctctctctctctctctctctctctctctctgaaaaggCCCTTGAGAGTGCCCTGGTTTCAAAGCGAAGAGGGCAAGCGAGGGAGAGAGCTGTCGCTTGTCCTCTTGTAGGCTTCCTTGAGGAATCTGGCAGGCTACTGTGGGAACAAAACGCAGGACAAGATGGACATTGGGTCTCATCTCTCACAGGACTTCTCTACCCTTTTGGTTATGCTAGAAAAACATGGTTTTCCTGCAGTATTAGCCTTGCCGTAATTCATTCTAATGTTAAGGCTGTGAGTGCTGATGTTTAcacagccaaaacagcaccacccattCATATGAGGGACATCTATgcaggcttggggaaaacccCAACGTTttcagactcttgggctggggtgttgttgttgttttggggattgattttgtgtgcatgtgagaaACAGCCTGAAGAGGATGGAGCATGCTTAGTGGCTACTAAATGCTGACTGGCTAGTAGATTGGAATAGACTGGAAGGGTGAACGTCACCACTccgtgctgcaacattttgttgcagatttcACATTTGTTGCATATCTCATCTGCCCCGCATTTGCCAGGGGCAGGCCTGACTTTTTTGCAGCCTGCCCCTCATGAACTGCTATGGATTTTTGTGTCCTTCTTGGGGATTCCTTGTTCAGATGCTGGTATGAATGGCTCAAGGAGTTGTCTTTCTGCTTTCCATTACAGGCCAAGGGCTTGAATGGGGAGCCGAAGTGCATCACATTGTGCTGCAACTGCGGAGGCCTCCTTTTTGCTGTTGGCAACATCCTGTAGCACAACCCAGGGTGGTTCTTTTTGCCACCTATCTTTCACCAAACACCagccacatccacaccaaacatttaaagctctaATGGTGacactttaaaccaggggtcagcaaggcttaccGGACATAGGCTGGATCACTCCTGTGGAGATCCTCCATGGGCTGGACTGGTGCgccggaaatcatgtctgcacatGCCCAAACACCGAAAatcgcacctgcgcagaagcaatttccggtgccatgGACATGCGCAGACATGATCTCCggcctctgggcatgtgcagaagcgatttccagagccACAGAAGAGAGCCCCCCCCATgctgcgctgtgccggtttagtgcagcgcgcggGGACTCACCCAGCAgatggctcggttcgggggcagctcataGGTCGGTTAAGTGACCCTcatgggccgcttccggcccatgggccttaggttgccaacctctgctttaaacaggcatggcttcccctccAACCCAAAATAattattctgggagctgtagttcattaagggtgccgAGAGCCATTAGGAGACTCCCCAGAGCTTCTGGATTAGGTGGCATTCCTATCACAGCAAAACTTTCACTGGTGTTCTGCAATATAGGGGCGACTACAGCCCCATTTACACAATACAGTTAAAGCCCTATGAgaacactttgaacagtcatggcttcccccatggaattctgggaactggagtttgttaagggtcctgagagttcttaagagtggtttaacaatcaaccccctcttcccagggaactctgggcaTATAGTGCATTCTTGTatgatatgatttttttttatgtacactttccgcagttaatgcatttttctacacattgCTTGGCAAGACAACTgtattaaatatttcaaaagataGCAGTGTTTCAGCCTGCAAACTGATTCAGAATTTGGGGGTCTCACTTTTAAACATGAACTGGATtgaattccttccccccccctccagccaacCTAGATGCCCTGCTTAAGGGCATGGCGATCTTAGCAACGAGATTAGAAGTGCTCCAAGCATGTCCCCCTTTTTATTGCTGGAGGGTTGATGCACAGCCACCACTTGGAAATGGACTTTATCAGTTGCAGCAGGTTTAATGGCAGGTTACAAGCTAACTGACATTTCGCATGCCTGTGTTTTCATGCACAAGAGGTTTCTATCTAAAGAAAATCCATGCAcatccctccccacaaagaaacctgggaatggtagcttccccctcgcagagctacaattcccagcaccctaaacaaactatagttcctgaaattcttggggggaagtcacatgctttaaatgtgggttaaatctatggtgtggatctgccaacATACTGAGGAAACAGCTGAATCCTAGAGAAACTCTGCTAGCGGCTCCACATGGGAAAGGGCACCCACATGTGGCAAAAATGGGGACAGAGAGAGCCTGTAGGACCCCTCCATGAATATGGGTGGGCGGAACTCTAGGACTGTGTCTCGTTTTGCAAGAGGGGGGATTCCAGATCTTCTGTCACAAGCCTGCAAAATTTTCCTCTTTGTCTCAGCCATGAAATGTGCAGGattcctgctgcccccccccttcaacaCATGGTCACCTTGACCCAGCAGTATTGTTCCCCCTGCCCTAAATTGGAGGCACGGTTTGTTCTTCTACTTGAGATGTTTTTCATTTAGAGTGGCTAAGAGTCAGAATGACCTGTCTTCAACCGAGGCCAGCCCCCTATGGTTTCAGAGTGAGAAAATATTCCAACTAAGCTTCCTGCGTGGAAGGAGGGAACTCCAGTCCAGCGAGTCACACAGAGAAGCATCGGGAAGCCTCCTCTGAGGGCAATTCGGCTGCTCGACCTTTGCACTGCAAGTGACTGGGTGAGCCAATTATGCTCTACTGCAGAGCAGCATCCAAAACACCTACCTGCAAGTGTAGGATCATTGGGCAGAGataagagcagagcagagcatcaTCCAGAGACACAGGGAGCACACTCAGCTTTGACCTCATGCCAGTTGTGAGCTCTTTCTGCATATTCTGGCAGTTAGACATACTAAAGTCTTGTGCCTGGCATATGTAAATAATTGTCTTTGATGAGGACTGGACTAAACTTTTGGAAGTTCAGCCTCAACATGTTTGTGTTAAAATGTTCGCTTCTCTTTTGCATTTTAGCTGGGGGGCCTGTGAATTTCAGGTGCAGGTGGGTTGAAACTTGCTAGAAGTCTCTTTGGCTGGAAGCCACCATCTTTCTCCCAAAATGCATCTTGACAACGGGCAGCTGCCACCAAAAGAAAGGTGGTCTCACCTGCAGCAAACATTTTAACCTAGCACACTTCTTGCTCAGTGGCATTTCTGGGTGTGATGGCAGCCTCCAGTCTAACAGAGTTACAAGGGAGCTCTGGTAAATGTCTCTCAAAAATATTCTGCTCCCAGTAACAAAAATGGTCTCCAACTTTCATGGCCTACAAGTGGGGCCAaccaatgcggggggggggcaggagtgccaacttggcgcCATGACCATGAGTGTccggggccgtgggtgccatgcagcgtgcatggccctggcaccaacctggggaattttgtgggtgctcaggcacccagggccccaaggAATTAGCACCTATGGGGGTATTGTTGCTTAGCCTTAAGCTTTCCTACACCAATGCATAACTCAAAGACACTTTGGGTTATAATTCCATATCACTAACCTGGAAGAAGTCCCCGTTGGACTCAATGGGGCTTGTATGTGGGGACAACTAGAAGTGTCTAGCTCCGTTccacatttttccaatcttaatttggttcattttatttCCACATGTTTGTGATTGTCTACAAGAAAATTCACCTGAATTTTCATGCTCACAGCTCCCCAAATAGGCATTGTTCTACATAGCTTGGCTTAGTACACACCTTTTGGCAAGCACTTTactcctaggtaaaggtaaaggaccccggtcaaaggtgactatggggttgtggtgctcatctcgtgttcaggccgagggagccagtgtttgtccacagacaactttccgggtcatgtggccagcaggactcttctggcgcaacagaacaccgtgatggaaaccagagcacatggaaatgccgtttaccttcccgccgcagcagtacctatttatctacttgcagtggcatgctttcgaactgctaggttggcaggagcttgaacagagcaacgggagctcaccccatcgcggggattcaaatgtGGGAcgtgagtggcactgtggtctaaatcattgagcctcttgggcttgccgatcaggtcagtggttcgaatttACCCCAACAGCATGCTAACAGaattgcatgctattttcactaatctgCATACATGAGTGTGCACTTTTTGCTAGTGTGCCCATTTTTTGATGGGCCAACTGTGCCATAGATCTCAAAGGAGAGCTGCATTTCTGCTCCATGCATTGCTTTGAGAAGTGTCGGTGCGGTAAGTCCCCATTAAAACACGACCCGGAATGGATGTCTCCCCGATTCTTATTTATGAGCAGACACATATTGGGCTCGCACTGTTAGTGTTGTTTCCAAAGAGGAAGAGGCAAGCGCAAACCTCAAAGGGGAATCTCTCTCGGAAAGCTAAAAAGGTTTTGTCAGAGCAGACTTGCTCCGAGACAGCAGCGCACCCTCTTGCATACGTTCGACACACCACGGTTCTCATTTCAAATGCCACTAGGTTAGATTTAGACTCCATCTGCCACGCTGGAAATTAATGGCAATCAttaaggagcagcagcagcaacaacaaaagggggCTCGAGGAGAAAGCTGGCGAAGTGGGCCTTGaggtaaaagcaacaacaacacgcAGCCATCTCTGCCAGCGaaaaaattaaaactatttagacATACAGCGCCATTTATTACTGCAGAGTTCTCCTTCCACCTGGGGTTTAAATCTCATTACAGTTTGCCCAAAACAGATGTTACCCTTTTAGCGGTAGGTTATTAACGATAAAACTCAATTCCTCCAGAGAGAATCCGTGTCAGGAGTTTGTTTGGAGATGGCTTTTCTTTTCGCAAAGTGTGGACCGGCCTTTGCCAaaacggtgccctccagatgtttgcggCTGCTGCTCTGGCAACTGCAGGCTCTCGGTCAGTTCATATAAGGAGAGGCGATCTTTGAGGTATTGGGTTCCTGAGCCAAATAAAAACATCACTGACACAAAGAGCTGGGGGCTGcaataccccctccccaaatttcaaaAGAACTCCACGGAGGCCTGCCATTGGTGGCGGCCGCTTTGTGCCAGGCATAAGCTAAATAAATGTCTGGCCCAAAAGAGATGGTAGAACCGAGGGTGtttgctgtgacttgtttgcaaagcattttgaggataaaattgcttgcatccaccgGGACCTTGACTCCACTGTTACGACAGATGAATCTCAAGAGGTGCCCAGAACACTGTCTAGTCCTGTTATGTTGGACGAGTTTCAGTTAAGTAAGGCTTGAGGATATGGTCAAGGTTCTGGACCCTTGCTCCTTTTGgttgataaaaactagcaggacagctggctgggccagggaggtgaggAATGCCTCTTTGGGAGAAAGGATGGtctctgcctgcttgaaggaggcaggtTGTTCAATGGGGCAAGGTGCTTTGAGTATATTGCATCGATCTTGGCCCGGCCGCACTGGCTACCAActagtttccaggcccaactcaaaagtgctgcttttgacctataaacagctcaggaccataatacttcaaggactgcctctctccatatgaaccaatctAGACCCTGCAATCATTTGATGCCTTTTGTCATATGGGTCTGCtgaaagaggtctggagggtggtgaCATGAGAATAGGTCTTTTCTGGGGCGCCTCCCcgtttgtggaacgctctccccaaggctgctcacctggtgccttcattacatcgcttcaggtgccaagcaaaaatgttcctcttcaactggGCCTTGGGCCAATTAACATTCTGTGTCctttgaaaatgtgtttgtgggcggggggggggtgattgttttgtttttgctcttgtttttattgaGTATTTTGCGttcttgttttgcatttttatgtagtgaaccgccctgtgatcttcggatgaagggcggcgtacaaatttaataaataataaaataatggtaTGCATATCAAGCATGTTTAATGTAAAAGCAGAAGATCGCAATGACTCGCATTGCCTACCTTGATCAGAATGGGGAAAGTGTCGCAGGGCATGAACGAGTCTCCCGTGGCACTCCATCTCACTCGGATTCCGATATTTCAAAAGGCCGAAGTTGAGGCGGAGGGAGCCAGCGGGGGGGATCACCCAGGGAGCTAATGATCCTTCGCCTCTTAAGCAGATGCTACGTGTAATTATCCTCAGTGGCCTTCAGCTAGGCTACCTGTGGGTTGTGATCCCGTTAGATCTTTATGAGCTAAGCGGCACAAGATGGGACACATCAGTACAGATCAGAGCAGCAGGAAGCTTCGTTCAGATGAGAGCAATGACAAGCGCGCTCATGAGAGGCATAAATGGAGCACGGCTCCTTTGACATCTTCAAGGCTAGCCCTGTCTTGGGTGAGAAGGCTGGACTGGGGCAGGCATAGCCCTGTTTTGCGCTTGCCCCCTGGGCTGGCGGCATCAGGCACCTGCTAAGGTGGTACCTCCAGCAGCTGAGACACTGCCACGCTTTGAGGCATCTTAACTGCTCCTCTTGTTGCTGCCGCCAACACACACAAGGGCATTAAAAAGTAGGCAATGTATTATTTGAATTCAAAGTACTCCTACGAAGCGTTATGACTGTATGACCAAAGGGGAAATGGGCATCCCTTCCAGTAAGAGCAAATTGTTTGTCAAAAGCAGAACTTCCATGTGCAGCAATTGTCTACCTGAGGTCAGGTTTTGAATTGGATTTATTTGGTCACAGGATCATTAAAAGACTGCATTTTCATAAGATCAGCCAATACCCTCTGGAGTCCGTCCCCCCTTTGAGGCTTTTTGCCACCCAGCCCTCTTCTTGGTTCTGTGCAAACCCCTTTCAATGAGTTTTGACATGTCAATTTGCTCCCGAGTAAGCTTCAACAAGATtcctttcaaaaaaattttttgtttGATTACTCATtttaggaaatgattattttctaCTCAATTTTAGGTTCATGTAAGGTGAAGAAATGCTTTTTGCGAGTCTAAAGTAGAAAATCTCCTTCAATCCTAATGCAGCCGGGGTGACCAGTTTGCCAGGCAACTGCCTCTGGCAGGAAAAATGCTCACACACCCCTtactttcctgtgtgtagatgATGTATAGTCTGTAAAATGACTCAACCTTAGCTATTTAAGCACATTCAAAGTTCTGAAGGGatcgcagaatcatagagttgtaagggacccaaggatcatctagtccaggggtaggcaacctaaggcccgggggctggatgtggcccaattgccttcttaatccggcccgcggacagcgtgtttttacatgagtagaatgtgtccttttatttaaaatgcatctctgggttatttgtggggcatacctggtgtttttacatgaatagaatgtgtggttttatttaaaatgcatctctgggttatttgtgtggcataggaattcattcatattccccccccccccccaaaaaaaatagtctggcccaccacatggtctgagggacggtggactggcccatggctgaaaaaggttgctgacccctgatctagtccaactgatTCTCTTCCTCAGCTTCCCACCCATTCCTCTGTCCCGCCAGAATTTCTTTCTCACACAGTTGCAAACCCACAGGGGATCCTATCTTCTGCTTCACTGGGGAGAGCCATGCAGCCTCTCCAGATTTTccaactctccctctccctgcatcAAGTTGTAAATGAAccttcttcccctttccccattaAGCTGAAGGACTGAGCTGGCAGCTGccattcactttcccccttctttctccccgGCTGAAACCCAGACATGCgggaggctgggagcctcaatggtgcccctctggaggcttcgaCCAGGGCAGAAACCCTGGCtagatcccccccaccccaccccccagctatcGCTCTGGTTTGGGCTGcatccacaccacacatctaAATTATGTGAAAAGTACAGAACTTCCCCCCAAaaggctgggaactgtagtttactaccccacagaactacaattcccagaaccttAACAAACccaaactcccagaattcttttgggggggagtcgtgtgctttaaatatatggtgtggacaCAGCTTTGGGCTCTGGCCTAGGTTTACATCACCCTTTGATATCTCCTGGCCACTTTGCACCCCACCTTCCCCACACCCCAGATCTAAAATTTCTTTGGTATATCTGGAGAGCTTTTTAAGCTTTCCCTGCCTGCCATTTCTCTCTCAAGATCCTCCCTGCTTTTGCTGAGTTCCCCTCATTTAATGAACAACAgctaggggagagggagagggagggaggaatgctaGAAGTTGGCTGGGGTTGGCTTATATTATTTCACTCTACAAAACACAGAGTTTGTGGATCACAGTGCATCCCAATCCCAACCTACCTGCTGCGTGCCACCCTCTCGGTGCACCCAATCCCGGTAAGAGGAACTAAGCCACTGGAAATTAATTCAGGTTTGGAATCAAGGGCCCCCTCATTATCCAACTCTGCTGCAATTCGAACCAAGTTCACCATGCAAGTGTGTGGAAGCTGATCTGGGAATATGCATAAGGgtgagagaaggagaggaagagaaaatgaaCCCAGACAGCAGCTTGAGCCTGAGAGCCTCCTCCCCACACCTGACGTATACGAAATGGACATCCAGCCATTTAGCGGAGGCTTCATCATTAATAAATGTTTGCTATACCATCTTAGAGATGTCTGCTCTGATTATTGTACACATAATGAATAGCTCTGGCTCATTCTAACATTTGGTGCCTGCAagccaaataataaaaataaaagcacccccacctttcccatctcttTGCATGATTAAACATTTATCATTTGTAATGGATCGCGGCCTGCTATGTCATTACTCTCTTTTGGTAACAAGCAGCTCCTTCATTTATTGATAAACTGACCTGGGCAACATGGAAAGAGGATCCTGAAGAGGCGCTGACAAAGAGGGAGGCAGGAGGTGGACTTGGGTGCAGGTAGAGGGGGGGAGGCACAAATCGATGTCTAGGTAGGAAGATGCATGCAAGCAGATGAAAGCAAACTTTACGCCTGTCTGTAACACAAAGAGCCAGCTCATCTCCACAAACACAGCTCCTTCAGATCCCTGAAATCCTAGTGGGTTATACTGAACTACAAAATGAAAGCTTTGCACGTGATCCTTGTCCTTAGAGGACAGGTGGTCTGGAGTGAATAGCCAATTATGTGCAGGTCGGCAGAGAAAGGGGTCGGCATTAACGCTGGAGATGGAGGGCCAAACTAGGTGTGGTGTTATTGATGTAATTTTGGGCTTGGTGATTGTGGTTTCCAATAGGAGCTGGGTTGGGAGTATTACGTGGGGCAAGGGAAGAGGGCTATAAAACTCCCATCGACATCAAGGGGCCCTTTCTTCTCAATGAGAATAGCTGACATAGGGGCCTTGGACTGGATCAAAACTGTGTTTGGGGACAAATTGCTACCAGCCTCCACTCAGCCTCACACCAGCTTATTGTAAACAATGACAACACCCCAATATATGAAGGACACTCGTGAAACAATTTCAAACTTCTGAAATAAATCCAGATAAGGGCTGCAGTCTGGTGGTAAGACGTCTGCTTTGTACACAAAATGTCCTTGCGGTTCAGTGCTCAGAATCTCCAGGTGAGGCTAGGAAAACCCtgcacagctgctgccagccagtgccagCAACAGTAAACTAGACTGCTTGACGTAAGACAGTTTCCAGTGTCCCTATATTATTcctaccggtgtgtgtgtgtgtgtgtgtgctgttttacAGGGGTTGCATTTCGCTTTGACAAATCCCACTAATTGCCTTCTCCCCTCTGTGCTTCTTTGTCGGCAGGAGACCGAAGTAACCCAGCAGAAGGAGCGTTACGAGAGGCAGTCACAACAAGGAAGGGTGATGGAGAAGGAGCCGAGCCTCAAAGCAGAAGCCGGCGGCAAGACGAGCACCTGGAAACGCCCTgccgagagggagagagaagtgtGTGCCTGAGCCggacctccctcttcctcccaggtccctccttgccccccccccccaaggaagccCAATAGGATGGCAGGAGAGACAGCTTGCCAGCAAGCCCCTTGCTAGAGCTTTTTGCCCAAGGGGGCACCCTGGGAAAGATCAGCACCGGACGAGGAGTCCCCTTCCCACCTCCTCCGACTGGATGTTCCCTTCATGGTCCGAAGCCATGGAGCGCAAGGAGAGAATGGCAAACACTAATCCAAGGCGGAGTTTTGTGCTGTGAGGCAGACGGTCATCCCTTTCCCcttgcaggaagaaagggggccGCCCCTCGTCCCCGCCCAGCCCTCCCAAATGGCAGGCCGCCGGTGGGCCGCGACGTCAGCCCTGTGCACCTGCGTGGCGGCCGTCTCCCTCCTGTACGTGGGGAAGGCGCAGGCGGACTGCTGGCTGATCGAGGGCGAGAAGGGCTTTGTGTGGCTCGCCATCTGCAGCCAGAACCAGCCGCCGTACGAGTCCATCCCGCAGCAGATCAACAGCACCATCCTGGACCTGAGGCTGAACGACAACAAGATCAAGAGCGTGCAGTTCTCCTCCCTCAGCCGCTTCAGTAATCTCACATACCTCAACCTGACCAAGAACGAGATCTCATACGTCGAGGACGGTGCCTTCTCCGGCCAGTACAACTTGCAAGTGCTGCAGCTCGGCTACAACCGCCTGAGGAACCTGACGGAGGGGATCCTGCGGGGGCTGGGGAAGCTGGAGTACCTCTACCTCCAGGCCAACCTCATCGAGACCGTCACCCCCAATGCCTTCGGGGAGTGCCTCAACATCGTGAACATTGACCTGTCGATGAACAGAATCCAGAGGTTGGACAGCAGCACCTTCCGGGGCCTGGCCAAGCTGTCTGTCTGCGAACTCTACAGCAACCCCTTCTACTGCTCCTGCGAGCTCTTGGGCTTCCTCCAGTGGCTCGAGGGCTTCACCAACATGACCCGCACCTACGACCGCATGCAGTGTGACTCGCCGCCAGACTACTCTGGCTACTACCTTCTGGGCCAAGGCCGGAGCGGGTACCGCAATGCCCTGGGCATGCTGTCCTCCCTCTGCACCGGGGGCCCCTACACCATGCCGCCTTACTTGATCCCGCTGAAGAACCCGGTGACCACCGCTCCGCCCGAGAGCCCGTGCCCCGAGGAGGAGTGCTTCTCTGGGGACGGCACCACGCCCCAGGCCTCGCTGCACACCCCCGTGATCGACCCGGGCCTGTTCCCCACCATGAAAGTGAAGCAGCTGACCCACAACTCGGCCATCCTGAGCGTGCAGATCCCGGTGCCCTTCAGCAAGATGTACACCCTGGCGCAGTTTGAGAATGGCCGCTACAACGTCCTCACCAAGCTGCTGAAGAAGAAGGAGGACATCACGCTGACGGACCTGGGCCCCAATGAAGACTACACCTACTGCGTGATGTCTTCCAACCGCGTCTCCAGGTACAACTACACCTGCCTCACCATCAACCTCAACAAGCATAACCGGGAGGAGCCGGTGCCGAGCCCTTCGACGGCCACTCACTACATCATGACGATCCTGGGCTGCCTGTTTGGGATGGTGATTGTCCTTGGGGTGGTGTACTACTGCCTCCGGAagaggcggcagcaggaggagaagcacaagAAGGCTGCCATCAACATGAAGAAGACAATCATCGAGCTGAAGTACGGGCCGGAGATGGAGGCGACCAGCATCTCCCAGCTGTCCCAAGGGCAGATGCTGGGCGGCGAGACGATGACCCGCATCCCCTACCTCCCTTCCATGGGGGAAGTTGAGCAGTACAAGCTGATCGACAGCAAAGAGACCCCCAAGGCCACGAAGGGAAACTACATGGAGGTGCGGACGGGCGAGCAGCCCGAGAGGAGGGACTGTGAGCTGCCCCTGCAGCCAGACAGCCAGAGCTCGGTGGCGGAGATCTCCACCATCACGAAGGAGGTGGACAAGGTCAACCAGATCATCAACAACTGCATCGATGCCTTGAAATCAGAGTCCACCTCCTTCCAGGGGGTGAAGTCGGGGGCGGTGTCCACAGCCGAGCCTCAGCTGGTGCTCCTGTCCGAACAGATCCCCAGCAAACACAGCTTCCTGGCTCCGGTCTACAAGGAGAGCTACAACCACCCTCTGCAGAGGCACCACAGCATGGAGGGGCCCCCGAAGCGCTC
The Zootoca vivipara chromosome 14, rZooViv1.1, whole genome shotgun sequence DNA segment above includes these coding regions:
- the ELFN1 gene encoding protein ELFN1, producing the protein MAGRRWAATSALCTCVAAVSLLYVGKAQADCWLIEGEKGFVWLAICSQNQPPYESIPQQINSTILDLRLNDNKIKSVQFSSLSRFSNLTYLNLTKNEISYVEDGAFSGQYNLQVLQLGYNRLRNLTEGILRGLGKLEYLYLQANLIETVTPNAFGECLNIVNIDLSMNRIQRLDSSTFRGLAKLSVCELYSNPFYCSCELLGFLQWLEGFTNMTRTYDRMQCDSPPDYSGYYLLGQGRSGYRNALGMLSSLCTGGPYTMPPYLIPLKNPVTTAPPESPCPEEECFSGDGTTPQASLHTPVIDPGLFPTMKVKQLTHNSAILSVQIPVPFSKMYTLAQFENGRYNVLTKLLKKKEDITLTDLGPNEDYTYCVMSSNRVSRYNYTCLTINLNKHNREEPVPSPSTATHYIMTILGCLFGMVIVLGVVYYCLRKRRQQEEKHKKAAINMKKTIIELKYGPEMEATSISQLSQGQMLGGETMTRIPYLPSMGEVEQYKLIDSKETPKATKGNYMEVRTGEQPERRDCELPLQPDSQSSVAEISTITKEVDKVNQIINNCIDALKSESTSFQGVKSGAVSTAEPQLVLLSEQIPSKHSFLAPVYKESYNHPLQRHHSMEGPPKRSSTSSSGSIRSPRSFRSEGSAHKSEAKYIEKTSPTTDTILTVTPAAAILRAEAEKIRQYSEHRHSYPGSHQGEQQHESVGGRKPSILEPLTRPRPRDLAYSQLSPQYHNLSYTSSPEYTCKPSHSIWERFKLNRKRHKDEEEYMAAGHALRKKVQFAKDEDLHDILDYWKGVSAQHKS